One genomic window of Pseudoxanthomonas sp. includes the following:
- a CDS encoding XVIPCD domain-containing protein: MAAANGMQVSALTTAQALARRAAQAAGDAAGAEQADRLILEHRGIGGIDAMALVRDMVAVPGYPGHRKVKPLIEAIEQQLDKREAHRFERALDDAGVTDSAFEDATEKAGRGISGFFRGLFHAVEKIDDTIRKTFDKVGQWAHATASDPNAGLLARVLARTVEAPVALASTAYKTVSAPVMSAVHTVEDVAAAGKVIYRFVSDEPYRDTITTFARLRMTEELTLPGKLFDQVTEQALDKLGNWETGLLQAKLAGTEGDYLAQFAGERGISLFTGMWPVAQAEALDRLASVLKSVSLDEVEGLKNVMGHASAAIGRDDDTSALGLKTLGHLVDEYRHEGTLDTLVDTARVTGSLDTLMRSGQLSPGELTDLARHDPTLFLPDAQTLAGLSAEERARYGSVDLDTALQASLGQLDLSKLTAHQAADATEALVGRNLAQAGYSDIAALTGKDGEQLQMAARNAQGQIEFFDFDAKAIAAAARQADGTGSTLAGIIGQVQLDSGQFREALDTRAAEAGTARTSPDAVPTTATAEPSPKQVATDASQGALALPMSDERHADYPMYRAAVTGLEDEVRSRHIQFADHAELERAAGQLVVEAKASGLPTIARVAAIDGGKAIFAMDRDPSDANAAAARRIYVDREQAISHSVADSSQRAGQLETDLAQALGTPERDTAIAAR, translated from the coding sequence ATGGCCGCAGCAAATGGAATGCAGGTTTCAGCCCTCACCACCGCCCAGGCGCTGGCCCGGCGCGCAGCGCAGGCCGCAGGCGACGCTGCCGGGGCCGAACAGGCGGATCGCCTGATCCTGGAACACCGCGGCATCGGTGGCATCGATGCCATGGCGCTGGTCCGCGACATGGTCGCCGTGCCGGGCTACCCAGGTCACCGCAAGGTCAAGCCACTGATCGAGGCCATCGAACAGCAGCTGGACAAGCGCGAGGCGCACCGCTTCGAACGTGCCCTGGACGATGCCGGCGTCACCGACAGCGCCTTCGAGGATGCGACCGAGAAAGCAGGCCGCGGTATCTCCGGGTTCTTCCGCGGGCTTTTCCATGCGGTGGAAAAGATCGACGACACCATCCGCAAGACCTTCGACAAGGTCGGCCAGTGGGCGCATGCCACGGCCAGCGACCCGAACGCCGGCCTCCTGGCGCGTGTACTCGCCCGCACCGTGGAAGCCCCGGTCGCCCTGGCCAGCACCGCCTACAAGACCGTCAGCGCGCCGGTGATGAGCGCCGTCCACACGGTCGAGGATGTGGCCGCGGCAGGCAAGGTGATCTACCGCTTCGTCTCCGACGAGCCTTACCGCGACACCATCACCACCTTCGCCCGCCTGCGCATGACCGAAGAGCTGACCCTGCCCGGCAAGCTGTTCGACCAGGTCACCGAACAAGCGCTGGACAAGCTGGGCAACTGGGAAACCGGCCTGCTGCAGGCCAAGCTGGCGGGGACCGAAGGCGACTACCTGGCCCAGTTCGCCGGCGAACGTGGCATTTCGCTGTTCACCGGCATGTGGCCAGTGGCGCAGGCCGAAGCCCTGGACCGCCTGGCCAGCGTCCTCAAGAGCGTCTCGCTGGACGAGGTGGAAGGCCTGAAGAACGTCATGGGCCATGCCAGCGCCGCAATCGGCCGCGACGACGACACCAGCGCGCTGGGCCTGAAGACCCTCGGCCATCTGGTCGATGAATACCGCCACGAAGGCACCCTCGACACCCTGGTCGACACCGCCCGCGTCACCGGCAGCCTGGACACCCTGATGCGCTCGGGCCAGCTCTCGCCGGGCGAACTCACCGACCTGGCCCGGCATGACCCCACCCTGTTCCTGCCCGACGCCCAGACCTTGGCCGGGCTGTCTGCCGAGGAGCGCGCCCGCTACGGCAGCGTCGATCTGGACACCGCGCTGCAGGCCAGCCTGGGTCAACTGGATCTCTCCAAGCTCACCGCCCACCAGGCCGCCGATGCCACCGAAGCCCTGGTCGGACGCAACCTGGCCCAGGCCGGCTACAGCGACATCGCCGCCCTCACCGGCAAGGACGGCGAACAGCTGCAGATGGCCGCGCGCAATGCGCAGGGCCAGATCGAGTTCTTCGACTTCGATGCCAAGGCGATTGCCGCCGCAGCGCGCCAGGCCGACGGCACCGGCTCGACGCTGGCCGGCATCATCGGCCAGGTGCAGCTAGATTCAGGGCAGTTCCGCGAAGCCCTCGATACCCGCGCCGCCGAAGCAGGTACCGCCCGGACCAGCCCAGACGCCGTGCCCACGACGGCCACCGCCGAGCCTTCACCGAAACAGGTGGCCACCGACGCCAGCCAGGGCGCGCTGGCCCTGCCGATGTCCGACGAACGCCACGCCGACTACCCCATGTACCGCGCGGCCGTGACCGGGCTGGAAGACGAAGTCAGGTCGCGCCACATCCAGTTCGCCGATCATGCCGAACTGGAGCGCGCCGCCGGCCAGCTGGTGGTCGAAGCGAAAGCTTCCGGCCTGCCCACGATTGCCCGCGTCGCCGCCATCGACGGCGGCAAGGCCATCTTCGCCATGGATCGCGATCCATCCGATGCCAACGCCGCAGCCGCCCGCCGGATCTACGTGGACCGCGAACAGGCCATCAGCCACAGCGTCGCCGACAGCTCCCAGCGCGCCGGCCAGCTTGAAACCGACCTTGCACAGGCACTCGGGACACCCGAGCGCGACACCGCCATCGCGGCACGCTGA
- the murU gene encoding N-acetylmuramate alpha-1-phosphate uridylyltransferase MurU has translation MKALVFSAGLGERMRPLTDSTPKPLLEVGGQPLIAWHLRKLAAMGITEVVINLSWLAERFPQVLGDGSAFGVRIIWSPEGAVPLETGGGMLHALPLLGNAPFLAVNGDVWTDFDFATLPREPAGDAHLVMIDNPPHHPRGDFHFDAAGLLQPRSDSAANFTYSGIGVYRPSVLRDWHKVFESSTSPGLDGQPPRFPLAPLLRAAMRRNAVSGQRHPGRWTDVGTPQRLAELDAQLAAESGHTPR, from the coding sequence ATGAAGGCACTGGTCTTTTCCGCAGGACTTGGCGAGCGCATGCGCCCACTCACCGACAGCACGCCCAAGCCATTGCTGGAAGTCGGCGGGCAACCGTTGATCGCCTGGCATCTGCGCAAGCTGGCCGCGATGGGCATCACCGAGGTGGTGATCAACCTGAGCTGGCTGGCCGAGCGCTTCCCGCAAGTGCTGGGCGATGGCAGTGCGTTCGGCGTGCGCATCATCTGGTCGCCCGAGGGCGCGGTGCCACTGGAAACCGGCGGCGGCATGCTGCACGCGCTGCCGCTGCTGGGCAATGCGCCGTTCCTGGCGGTCAATGGCGACGTCTGGACTGATTTTGATTTCGCCACGCTACCGCGCGAGCCGGCCGGCGACGCGCACCTGGTGATGATCGACAACCCGCCGCACCACCCGCGTGGCGACTTCCATTTCGATGCCGCCGGCCTGCTGCAGCCGCGCAGCGATTCGGCGGCGAACTTCACCTATTCAGGCATCGGCGTCTATCGCCCCAGCGTGTTGCGCGACTGGCACAAGGTGTTCGAATCCAGCACCAGTCCGGGCCTGGACGGACAGCCGCCGCGCTTTCCATTGGCGCCCCTGTTGCGGGCGGCGATGCGCCGCAACGCCGTCAGCGGACAGCGTCATCCCGGGCGGTGGACCGACGTGGGCACGCCGCAGCGACTGGCGGAGCTGGACGCGCAGCTGGCAGCGGAATCCGGTCACACCCCGCGTTAG
- the purN gene encoding phosphoribosylglycinamide formyltransferase: MSQARIAVLASGRGSNLRALIGAIEAGRLPAQVVGVFSDKPDAAVLQQVPPALRWSAKPANFDSREAYEQALGDAIEAARPDWIVCAGYMRILGDALVQRFAGRMLNIHPSLLPRHRGLRTHAAALAAGDAEHGCSVHFVIPELDAGTVIAQARLAVAPDDTPESLAARVLAMEHRLLPAVLQLAVSGRLAERDGTACVDGQPMFTPLTLDSHDRLMP, translated from the coding sequence ATGAGCCAGGCGCGCATCGCCGTGCTGGCGTCTGGCCGCGGCAGCAATCTGCGCGCGCTGATCGGCGCGATCGAGGCCGGTCGCCTGCCGGCGCAGGTGGTCGGGGTGTTCTCCGACAAGCCCGACGCCGCGGTGCTGCAACAGGTCCCACCGGCGCTGCGCTGGAGCGCCAAACCCGCCAACTTCGACAGCCGCGAGGCCTACGAACAGGCCCTGGGCGATGCCATCGAGGCCGCCCGGCCGGACTGGATCGTCTGCGCCGGCTACATGCGCATCCTGGGCGATGCACTGGTGCAGCGCTTCGCGGGACGCATGCTCAACATCCATCCGTCACTGCTGCCGCGCCACCGCGGCCTGCGCACCCACGCCGCGGCGCTGGCCGCCGGCGATGCCGAGCATGGCTGCAGCGTCCATTTCGTCATTCCCGAGCTGGACGCCGGCACCGTCATTGCCCAGGCCCGCCTGGCTGTCGCCCCCGACGACACCCCGGAAAGCCTGGCCGCGCGCGTGCTGGCGATGGAACATCGGCTGCTGCCGGCAGTACTGCAACTGGCCGTGTCAGGGCGGCTGGCTGAACGTGACGGCACGGCATGTGTCGATGGTCAGCCGATGTTTACGCCCTTGACACTAGATTCCCACGATCGGCTTATGCCGTAA
- a CDS encoding AI-2E family transporter, translating into MIEDPQQVIAQFLRRLQWAAVAAAVIWLVWILSPVLTPFAVAAILGWMGDPLVDRLELRGWSRNTSVAVVFFVMLLVLVIVLLLLVPLIQDQVTTLIQSLPRYQHWIYTVAVPWLEARFNVRIADYLDFTHVWELLRSNWERAGGVARTLWGYVSRSGFALFGWMANLILIPVIAFFFLRDWDLIVGRVASMVPRDHIGTVSRLAAESSDVLGGFLKGQLLVMIILGVLYGAGLWAVGLDLGILIGLIAGLLTFVPYLGPTSGVAMGLIAALMQYGDVKHLVLVSIVFGIGQVIESYVLTPKLVGDRIGLHPVAVIFAVLACGQLFGFLGMLLALPIAAVINVLLRYAHERYTHSQLYAGGPPTILLDPQHASIESPQSQGPSQP; encoded by the coding sequence ATCATTGAAGATCCGCAGCAGGTCATCGCGCAGTTCCTGCGCCGGCTGCAATGGGCCGCCGTGGCTGCCGCGGTGATCTGGCTGGTGTGGATCCTGTCACCGGTGCTGACGCCGTTCGCGGTCGCGGCGATCCTGGGCTGGATGGGCGACCCGCTGGTGGACCGGCTGGAGCTGCGCGGCTGGTCGCGCAACACTTCGGTGGCGGTGGTGTTCTTCGTGATGCTGCTGGTGCTGGTGATCGTGCTGCTGCTGCTGGTACCGCTGATCCAGGACCAGGTCACCACGCTGATCCAGTCGCTGCCGCGCTACCAGCACTGGATCTACACGGTGGCCGTGCCGTGGCTGGAGGCTAGGTTCAACGTGCGCATCGCCGATTACCTGGATTTCACCCATGTCTGGGAGCTGCTGCGCAGCAACTGGGAGCGCGCCGGCGGCGTGGCCCGGACCTTGTGGGGTTATGTGTCGCGTTCGGGTTTCGCGCTGTTCGGCTGGATGGCCAACCTGATCCTGATCCCGGTGATCGCCTTCTTCTTCCTGCGCGATTGGGACCTGATCGTGGGCCGGGTGGCGTCGATGGTGCCGCGCGATCACATCGGCACGGTCAGCCGGCTGGCGGCCGAATCCAGCGACGTGCTGGGTGGTTTCCTCAAGGGCCAGCTGCTGGTGATGATCATCCTTGGCGTGCTGTATGGCGCCGGATTGTGGGCGGTGGGCCTGGACCTGGGCATCCTGATCGGCCTGATCGCCGGCCTGCTGACCTTCGTCCCGTACCTGGGGCCGACCAGTGGCGTGGCCATGGGGCTGATCGCCGCGCTGATGCAGTACGGCGACGTGAAGCACCTGGTGCTGGTGTCGATCGTGTTCGGCATCGGCCAGGTGATCGAAAGTTACGTGCTGACCCCCAAGCTGGTGGGCGACCGCATCGGCCTGCACCCGGTAGCGGTGATCTTCGCCGTGCTGGCCTGTGGCCAGCTGTTCGGCTTCCTGGGCATGCTGCTGGCCCTGCCGATCGCGGCGGTGATCAACGTGCTGCTGCGCTACGCGCACGAGCGCTACACCCACAGCCAGCTCTACGCCGGCGGGCCGCCGACGATCCTGCTGGATCCCCAGCACGCCTCCATCGAATCCCCGCAGTCGCAGGGTCCTTCCCAGCCATGA
- a CDS encoding DUF2066 domain-containing protein translates to MRRFPAFAAAALLFLSALPALAQDDMRTEGDVAKAQGLYEAEVTVASQAENDRNGGFARALGQVLAKVSGDKGATARPGVATELRNAKNYVDGYDYRQDQGTSAGGAPTFRTTLIARFDQQKVDVLASVLGLPVWPQPRPKPVVWLAIDDGSGPRLVSLQQSAAARPLLDRAVDRGYRLGLPQGSAAETALAGSIWRGDIAAVSRASARYAPPMQLVGKLYRGKSGWVADWNFVDNGKVLATWSTDNADARQAMASGADGAADALVKRYAKQAVGGAPGTYRVIVSGIRSSEDYLRLSAALQQAAVVRRIAPVRADGDTLELDLDLLSGVDGLKRMLGEDGPVVGGDGNPAVFHLK, encoded by the coding sequence ATGCGCCGTTTTCCCGCTTTCGCCGCTGCCGCCCTTCTTTTCCTGAGCGCTTTGCCCGCGCTGGCCCAGGACGACATGCGCACCGAGGGGGATGTGGCCAAGGCCCAGGGCCTGTACGAGGCCGAGGTCACCGTGGCCAGCCAGGCGGAAAACGACCGCAACGGCGGGTTCGCCCGCGCGCTGGGCCAGGTGCTGGCCAAGGTCAGTGGCGACAAGGGGGCAACTGCGCGTCCGGGCGTGGCCACCGAGCTGCGCAACGCCAAGAATTACGTTGATGGCTATGACTACCGCCAGGACCAGGGCACTTCGGCTGGCGGTGCGCCGACCTTCCGGACCACCTTGATCGCCCGTTTCGACCAGCAGAAGGTCGATGTGCTGGCCAGCGTGCTGGGTCTGCCGGTGTGGCCGCAGCCGCGGCCCAAGCCGGTGGTGTGGCTGGCGATCGATGACGGCAGCGGCCCGCGCCTGGTCAGCCTGCAGCAGTCGGCGGCGGCGCGTCCGCTGCTGGACCGGGCGGTGGATCGCGGTTACCGGTTGGGCCTGCCGCAGGGCTCGGCGGCCGAAACCGCGTTGGCCGGTTCGATCTGGCGCGGTGACATCGCCGCGGTGAGTCGGGCCTCGGCCCGCTACGCGCCGCCGATGCAGCTGGTGGGCAAGCTGTACCGCGGCAAGTCCGGCTGGGTGGCGGACTGGAATTTCGTCGATAACGGCAAGGTCCTGGCCACCTGGTCGACCGACAACGCCGATGCGCGCCAGGCCATGGCCAGCGGCGCCGACGGTGCGGCCGATGCGCTGGTCAAGCGCTATGCCAAGCAGGCCGTCGGCGGTGCGCCGGGCACCTACCGGGTGATCGTCAGCGGCATCCGCAGCAGCGAGGACTACCTGCGCCTGTCGGCCGCCCTGCAGCAGGCCGCGGTGGTGCGCCGGATCGCGCCGGTGCGCGCGGACGGCGACACGCTCGAACTGGATCTGGATCTGCTGAGCGGCGTCGATGGCCTGAAGCGGATGCTGGGCGAAGATGGCCCGGTCGTCGGCGGCGACGGCAACCCGGCCGTGTTCCACCTCAAGTGA
- the hda gene encoding DnaA regulatory inactivator Hda encodes MSVPQLPLALRTPPDQRFDSFIGAPAGALEQLQALAQAPESDWLYLSAAHGAGKTHLALAACASAAEVGRVAAYLPLHAARGYVQQALDGLERNALVVLDGLEAIAGDRADEIALFDFHNRARAAGIGLLYTAADLPDEIGLLLPDLRSRLGQCNRIVLRALDDVGRAALLRDRASRRGLALEDAAVDWMLTRTAREPAQMVELVERLDRASLAAQRRVTVPFLRQVLAGEA; translated from the coding sequence ATGAGCGTGCCGCAGTTGCCGCTGGCGCTGCGGACCCCGCCGGACCAGCGTTTCGATAGTTTCATCGGCGCGCCGGCCGGCGCGCTGGAGCAGTTGCAGGCCCTGGCGCAGGCGCCCGAGTCGGACTGGCTGTACCTGTCGGCCGCGCATGGCGCCGGCAAGACCCATCTGGCATTGGCCGCCTGTGCTTCGGCTGCCGAGGTCGGGCGTGTCGCGGCATACCTGCCGCTGCACGCGGCGCGCGGTTACGTGCAGCAGGCGCTGGATGGCCTGGAGCGCAATGCGCTGGTGGTGCTGGACGGTCTTGAGGCCATTGCCGGCGACCGCGCCGACGAGATCGCCCTGTTCGATTTCCACAATCGCGCCCGCGCTGCCGGCATCGGCCTGCTCTACACCGCGGCCGATCTGCCTGACGAAATCGGTTTGCTCCTGCCGGACCTGCGTTCGCGCCTGGGGCAGTGCAACCGCATCGTGCTGCGGGCGCTGGACGACGTCGGTCGCGCGGCCTTGCTGCGCGACCGTGCCAGCCGGCGTGGACTGGCGTTGGAAGATGCTGCCGTGGACTGGATGCTGACCCGCACCGCGCGCGAGCCCGCGCAAATGGTCGAACTGGTCGAACGCCTGGACCGTGCCTCGCTGGCCGCCCAGCGCCGGGTCACCGTGCCGTTCCTGCGGCAGGTGCTTGCCGGCGAGGCCTGA
- a CDS encoding DUF3108 domain-containing protein, with the protein MTKLIGGLLFLACAVPAFAQDAPVVPAPASADAGQAPAEDIPWKLAPFTATYEAWYKGKRAGDATLQVLHKDGNQWRMDLEIRGERGVASLLRLNIQQSTVFDVNGANNDQFRPLSQSTVRKAIFGDKQQTGTYDWHANTAQWDGKVDKDRRAPVPLQPGDMSSLLLDLAIMRDAKLGANMDYRVVDNGRARQYQYVVGAQTEIVPVGELSYDAMRIQRSNGGDREQIFWVAYGVPTPVRMLQRDDGEDAIDLRLIDYQGVQ; encoded by the coding sequence ATGACCAAGCTGATCGGCGGCCTTCTGTTCCTGGCCTGTGCTGTTCCCGCCTTCGCCCAGGACGCACCCGTCGTCCCGGCACCGGCATCTGCGGACGCCGGACAGGCACCGGCGGAGGACATCCCGTGGAAGCTGGCCCCGTTCACCGCCACCTACGAGGCCTGGTACAAGGGCAAGCGCGCCGGTGATGCCACGCTGCAGGTGCTGCACAAGGACGGCAACCAGTGGCGGATGGATCTTGAGATCCGCGGCGAACGCGGCGTGGCCAGCCTGCTGCGACTCAACATCCAGCAGAGCACGGTGTTCGACGTCAATGGCGCCAACAACGACCAGTTCCGCCCGCTGAGCCAGAGCACGGTGCGCAAGGCGATCTTCGGCGACAAGCAGCAGACCGGCACCTACGATTGGCACGCCAACACCGCCCAGTGGGACGGCAAGGTCGACAAGGACCGGCGCGCACCGGTGCCGTTGCAGCCGGGCGACATGAGTTCGCTGCTGCTGGACCTGGCGATCATGCGCGACGCCAAGCTCGGCGCGAACATGGATTACCGCGTGGTCGACAACGGCCGCGCGCGGCAGTACCAGTACGTGGTGGGCGCGCAGACCGAGATCGTCCCGGTCGGCGAACTCAGCTACGACGCCATGCGCATCCAGCGCAGCAATGGCGGCGACCGCGAACAGATCTTCTGGGTGGCCTACGGCGTCCCCACGCCGGTGCGCATGCTCCAACGCGATGATGGCGAAGACGCCATCGATCTGCGCCTCATCGATTACCAGGGAGTGCAATGA
- the murA gene encoding UDP-N-acetylglucosamine 1-carboxyvinyltransferase: protein MQKILVNGGAPLNGDVTISGAKNAVLPILCATLLADGPVEISNVPNLHDVVTTTKLLAELGAGISIDEGTIAKGRSITVDATTVSRFVAPYELVKVMRASILVLGPLLAKHGAAVVSLPGGCAIGSRPVDQHIKGLQALGADITVENGYIKARAARLKGRRFVFDMVTVTGTENVMAAAVLAEGTTILENAAMEPEVTDLAVFLNTLGAKIEGAGTSRIVIHGVERLEGGRHSVVPDRIETGTFLVAAAMTGGKVTARRARPDTLEAVLDKLKEAGAHIETTDDSITLDMQGRRPKSVDLTTAPYPAFPTDMQAQFMALNCVADGVGVINETIFENRFMHVNELLRLGADIRVEGHTAIVRGVERLGGAPVMATDLRASASLILAGLVADGETLIDRIYHLDRGYENIEEKLGALGATIRRVS from the coding sequence ATGCAGAAGATCCTCGTCAACGGTGGCGCCCCGCTCAATGGCGACGTCACCATCTCCGGCGCCAAGAACGCCGTCCTGCCGATCCTGTGCGCGACCCTGCTGGCCGATGGGCCGGTGGAGATCAGCAACGTGCCCAACCTGCACGACGTGGTCACCACCACCAAGCTGCTGGCCGAGCTGGGGGCCGGCATCAGCATCGATGAAGGCACCATCGCCAAGGGCCGCAGCATTACCGTCGATGCCACCACCGTCAGCCGCTTCGTCGCGCCCTACGAGCTGGTCAAGGTCATGCGCGCCTCGATCCTGGTGCTAGGCCCGCTGCTGGCCAAGCACGGCGCGGCCGTGGTGTCGCTGCCCGGCGGCTGCGCGATCGGTTCGCGTCCGGTCGACCAGCACATCAAGGGCCTGCAGGCGCTGGGCGCGGACATCACCGTGGAGAACGGCTACATCAAGGCGCGCGCCGCGCGCCTGAAGGGCCGGCGCTTCGTGTTCGACATGGTCACCGTCACCGGCACCGAGAACGTGATGGCTGCCGCGGTCCTGGCCGAAGGCACCACCATCCTGGAAAACGCGGCGATGGAACCGGAGGTCACCGACCTGGCGGTGTTCCTCAATACGCTGGGCGCGAAGATCGAAGGCGCCGGTACCTCGCGGATCGTCATCCACGGCGTCGAGCGACTGGAAGGCGGCCGCCATTCGGTGGTGCCCGACCGCATCGAGACCGGTACCTTCCTGGTCGCCGCGGCGATGACTGGCGGTAAGGTCACGGCGCGTCGCGCGCGTCCGGACACGCTGGAAGCAGTGCTGGACAAGCTGAAGGAGGCTGGCGCCCACATCGAGACCACCGACGACAGCATCACCCTGGACATGCAGGGCCGCCGGCCGAAATCGGTCGACCTGACCACCGCGCCATACCCGGCGTTTCCCACTGACATGCAAGCGCAGTTCATGGCGCTCAACTGCGTGGCCGATGGCGTGGGCGTGATCAACGAGACGATCTTCGAAAATCGCTTCATGCACGTCAACGAGCTGCTGCGCCTGGGCGCGGACATTCGCGTCGAGGGGCATACGGCCATCGTCCGCGGCGTTGAACGCCTGGGCGGCGCACCGGTGATGGCGACCGACTTGCGGGCATCGGCGTCGCTGATCCTGGCGGGTCTGGTGGCAGACGGCGAGACCCTGATCGACCGCATCTACCACCTGGATCGCGGCTACGAGAACATCGAAGAAAAGCTCGGCGCCCTCGGCGCCACCATCCGGCGCGTGTCATGA
- the purM gene encoding phosphoribosylformylglycinamidine cyclo-ligase encodes MTYRDAGVDIDAGNALVERIKPLVKRSFRPEVMGGLGGFGALFDLSGKYKEPVLVSGTDGVGTKLKLAQQLGRHDTIGIDLVGMCVNDVLVQGAEPLFFLDYFATGKLDIETTVAVVGGIAKGCELSGCALIGGETAEMPDMYAPGEYDLAGFTVGAVEKSQMLDGSAVRDGDVLIGLASSGAHSNGYSLIRRIYDRAGRPGSLDLGGGVTLEDALMAPTTLYVKPILELLRTHGAGAGKPIHAMAHITGGGLTENIIRVVPDGLGLDIDASSWTFPPLFQWLQTEGAVADSEMWRTFNCGIGFVLIASQDSVAALEASLDTAGIGHWQIGKVVPAGTGERVKIG; translated from the coding sequence ATGACCTACCGCGACGCCGGGGTGGACATCGACGCCGGCAACGCACTGGTCGAACGCATCAAGCCGCTGGTCAAGCGCAGCTTCCGTCCGGAAGTGATGGGCGGCCTGGGTGGCTTCGGCGCCCTGTTCGACCTGTCCGGCAAGTACAAGGAGCCCGTGCTGGTGTCCGGCACCGACGGCGTGGGCACCAAGCTGAAGCTGGCCCAGCAGCTGGGCCGCCACGACACCATCGGCATCGATCTGGTCGGCATGTGCGTCAACGACGTGCTGGTGCAGGGCGCCGAGCCGCTGTTCTTCCTGGACTACTTCGCCACCGGCAAGCTGGACATCGAGACCACCGTGGCCGTGGTCGGCGGCATCGCCAAGGGCTGCGAGCTGTCCGGCTGCGCGCTGATCGGCGGCGAAACCGCCGAGATGCCCGACATGTATGCCCCGGGCGAATACGACCTGGCCGGCTTCACCGTCGGCGCGGTCGAAAAATCGCAGATGCTGGACGGCAGCGCCGTACGCGACGGCGACGTGCTGATCGGCCTGGCTTCGTCCGGCGCCCATTCCAATGGCTACTCGCTGATCCGCCGCATCTATGACCGTGCCGGCCGTCCGGGCTCGCTCGACCTGGGCGGCGGCGTGACCCTGGAAGACGCGCTGATGGCGCCAACCACGCTGTACGTGAAGCCGATCCTGGAGCTGCTGCGCACCCATGGCGCCGGCGCCGGCAAGCCGATCCACGCCATGGCCCACATCACCGGCGGCGGCCTGACCGAAAACATCATCCGCGTGGTGCCCGACGGCCTGGGCCTGGACATCGACGCGTCCTCGTGGACCTTCCCGCCGCTGTTCCAGTGGCTGCAGACCGAAGGCGCCGTGGCCGACAGCGAGATGTGGCGCACCTTCAACTGCGGCATCGGCTTCGTGCTGATCGCCTCCCAGGACAGCGTCGCCGCGCTGGAAGCCAGCCTGGACACCGCCGGCATCGGCCATTGGCAGATCGGCAAGGTGGTGCCCGCCGGCACCGGCGAACGGGTGAAGATCGGCTGA
- a CDS encoding BolA/IbaG family iron-sulfur metabolism protein: MDAETIRELIETGLPGAKAQVQGDDGVHFEATVVSDAFKGKLPLARHRLVYATLGELMGGAIHALQLKTVTPDEAA, encoded by the coding sequence TTGGACGCCGAAACCATCCGTGAACTCATCGAAACAGGCCTTCCCGGCGCCAAGGCGCAGGTGCAGGGGGATGACGGCGTGCATTTCGAGGCCACCGTGGTGTCCGACGCCTTCAAGGGCAAGCTGCCGCTGGCCCGCCACCGCCTGGTCTACGCCACGTTGGGCGAGCTGATGGGCGGTGCCATCCACGCCCTGCAACTCAAGACCGTCACCCCCGACGAAGCCGCCTGA